The Camelina sativa cultivar DH55 chromosome 16, Cs, whole genome shotgun sequence sequence TACGCATCAATTTAAGAATTTTTCACTTCACTAATCACACtacacaaaaattaaactttcaaTATATAGCAAGTTCGTCCGCGTATGCTGTTTTCTCCTAAACTATTGGCACACACATTTTATGAACTAAGTCATGAAACACACCCCCAAGTTATTGTCGATGCAAAgtcaacaaattaattaaagtaaGATTAATTTTCTAGAcacaacaaattaaattattgtaGATGCAATCTTATAAACTTATTTATACATACGTAATCACACATATAACAACagatatttatttaatacataagaAATAAGATAAAAGACGGGAAGAAAAAAGggctgaaaaacaaaaagaataatatatagatgTGAAGCAGACACGTTCAGGCCACGGCAATTACAAAACGTGGCACCTTGTAATTCTCTTACGCTCCACAAATTTGGATTATTGTATTAAAtagtttcatttggtttttcattttcttggcTAATTTGGCTTCTTATGTTTGTGGTGTTGACATATATTGTACTTGATCCCGAAGCAACAATATCTACTTTGGATACAATAACACTAATGgagaaaataaaacgaaaaacagttttttgtttaaataaaattatgtaaggTGGTGCTGAAATTGTTAGTCCCAAcctaatagagagagagagaacacagTTTTACttgtcttcttcactttctaGAATAGTCCCTCAAACTTATGGACcagttttgtatattttagatCTGGATTTTGGTTGATACAATTATCTAAGTGTGTATATACAAATGAATAGGGCCACTTGATGACACCtaatgaaacaaattaaaaaaataataaaaataaaaatcagattgCAATAATGGAagcatatcaaattatcaatagTATGAGATCTCAATCTCCaatctaaaataacatttttaaaaataatccaACAACAACTGTACCGTATAGGAATTGTTCATCTCTTTTCATCAAAGAAAGAatatatctaattttgtttacaCAAGAgcaaattaataatatctatatatggttgagaaaactttaaaaagtagGTGGTAAAAACTCTTCgagtaaaaaaagtttttttttcttttttttttaatttgtggtGTTGCTCGGACTCAAGTATACATACATGGAGAGAGACCGAGTCAAGTTCATTTTTGTTCAACTATCTATAATATTATTCTATGCTTTTATTGTATGTCCGACCACAAGAACTGGTcctaactttcatttttttttcttccatagaatataaatatattcataCTGAAGAAATTATACTTAtattagaaataaaattgaGTTAGTTAATGCTAAATTAAGATTCTTACTTTTATTCAACTTTTTTGGAAGAAGCACTTTGAAGAGAGTTGTGTAAGAATAGATTCTCCAGATGGAAAAGTtggcaagaaaaagaaaaagatgtttttaatttttttttttttgcctttgtcGCTTAATCCAACGGTCACTCTTCGTTTATATCAAGAATCCATGACGTGGAAAATTCTCTTCCGTCCATCTGCACCTCTTCccaacctcttttttttttttttttccattctgttttatatatttgtaaccGAAATAAATAAGAAGGAAggattgcaaaagaaaaagaaaaatagaaacaaaaggtggaaaataaaactctctgttcttctttcttcttcttcttcttcgtaagCCATTACCATTTCTTGTCTCTCTGTTCCGTATCTGtacttttttttacaaaaatataaatatacacatatctTTTGCTGATGTCGTCTTCTTGATAAAAATcttttctaaagtttttttttctagttaaaTAATTCTtgagaaattacaaaaaaacaaaaaacttactttgtaaaactttgtttcttcatctgtgttctgattttttttttttcctgtttcttACTCAAACACATAAATTTCGTCTTGTACTACTAGTTCGTCTTCGATGACTTCTCATGTTCCAAAATATCCTCGTAAATGTACTCTATCTTTCCCACGCACGCACACACGTGTTTAATCAATCTGTCTGTGTTCTTCTTACAAGTCTTTTTAACTTTTGcgtttgacctttttttttatctcaatcctttatgtgtgtgtatttactatttatatatatagtgctctgtttcttctgattATACTCATATGTCTTATCTTCAACActactatattatatcatttttacGCCTGGTTGTTAGTTTTTTTCGGTACGACTAAATATTCAGACATCAGTTCACGTTTGAAacctgtctcttcttcttcacatcgataagaaaataaaaggcatcaatagatttttaatatttgtttctacTCAAAatccatacatatatattgtctTGTGTACTGATTGGTTTCTTGGTGGCTTTCTGAATCTGATCCCTTTGGTAACgtaatttgtttatttgttttcagcTGCTATTGAAGATATGGTGAAGAATCTTAGAGTGGATCCTCTTGCTAAAGTCACTGCTTCCACCACTTCCATGGTAAATtaagtttctctcttctctgttctttttttacagatgattgattctttttttggggGTATAATTAATTAAGGATGATCACCAGTAtgtgtttcttcttgttttgcaacATTAAAGGTTtctgcaaaagagaaaaggaatcAGTCAGAGCCGTATTATGAAACTCTTGAGACATATCAAGGCCTGCCTTGTCCTTATGGTGGCTACTACGGATTCTACTATCCaggttttgtttcctttttacaCATCTCATAACATATAAGataaattcaaatatgtttttggatGGTCATAAGTCTCAGTAACTTGTGTTTTTATATTCAGGTGTTGATGGTTCTGTTGGAGAAGCAAAGGATAACGGATACTATGGTTATGGAACAGATGTTCAGTACCCGGTAATCAAAACCTTCCTTGTCGAGAGAGAATTTGAGGAGTCTGAGATATTTTTAATGACAATTTTCTTGATCTCGATTGTAAGGTGATGCAAGGGGAAAATGGATCTTTGATCTACTTGATGCCAGGGTTTCAATCTTATGATGCTAGCCAAGCTTATATGCCTATAAGTCCGGTTGGTGTATCGAGTCAGGCGCTTCACTCGCCCATGTATGCAGCTCAGGGTTATTATCAGAACCAATTTGGTTATGGAGATGTTTCATCTCCGACCTATCTATGGGACCCTGTTGGAGACAAGTATGTGTATGGCGTTGCTTCAAATACCCAACCCTTGAAACAGAACATATCTTCTTCAAGTCATAACCATAACAATTATTACTCAAGGAGCAAGAACTCCTTCACCGGTCATAGCATGGGAGATCGTCCCAAAACACCTCGAAAAGTAAACATTTgtcttcttcaattcttctctcttttcacaTTTTCGAGAAGCTATTACTGATCTTATTCTTTGGCTTTTGGTCGGGGTTAATAGGCGTTACAGAACTGCTATGCTCCACCCCCACTGCATAATCAAGAAAGAGGTGGCTTTGCATACCCGATGGACCCGGTAAAGAAGAAGTCTGGTGCTTTAAATCGTGACGAAACGGACAAGGCGAAAGCGAGGAACAGAGAAAATGGTAACAGCACGAATGACCTAGCAAGTGGTCAAGATCATATTACCAATGGAGAATGTGAGTCTTGTACGTTGGATGCTGAAGGGAATGAAATAAGCAACTGTGTTGGTTCTGTGATCAGAAGGGATCAATATAACCTCCCTAGCTTTCAGACCAAATACGAGGAAGCCATATTTTTTGTGATCAAATCTTATAGCGAAGACGACATACACAAGAGCATCAAGTACAATGTCTGGTCTAGTACTCTCAATGGGAACAAGAAGTTAGACAGTGCGTATCAAGAATCTCAGAAGAAGATTGCAGAGAAAAGTGTAAAGTGCCCGGTTTTCCTATTCTTCTCGGTATGTAAATAGCATTCGTTTTTTTGGGTGATATCAGTATGCATTTTTGATACATCTCCTTGGTCTCTGATCGGTTTTATTGGGTTCAGGTGAATGCAAGTGGGCAATTCTGCGGTGTTGCTGAAATGGTTGGGCGAGTGGATTATGAGAAAAGCATGGAGTTTTGGCAGCAAGATAAGTGGACTGGTTATTTTCCAGTCAAGTGGCACATGATCAAAGATGTTCCAAATCCGCAATTACGACATATAATACTTGAGAACAATGAGAACAAGCCTGTAACCAATAGCAGAGACACACAAGAggtaaaactattttttaaggCTCAAGAAACTGAGTTATTGTCAAGAAGTTATCTGATACTgttcaaaaaatttcatcatATATAGGTGAGGTTGCCGCAAGGAAACGAAGTGTTGAACATTTTCAAGAGCTATACAGCAAAGACATCTATATTAGATGATttcgatttttatgaaaacagagagaaggtTATGGTACAGAAGAAGCTAAGGTTCCCTCCCGTATTAAAGGTCCTGAGTTTCTCCTCTATATATTATCTCCCAATCATTCTCTTTACTTGTATGTATCCTTACGAGAATGATCTTACGCCTTTCATtacagaagaaagaagaagaactggTTGCTGATTTCAAAAAAATGGAGATATCCAATACAGCCAAAGAGGGAAACACGGATTTAACCGGGACTGTGAACTAACCAAACTAGTAAAATCTGTTagtgttttttggtttggttttctcAAGGATCAATATAAACCGTCCGATTGTGTCggattgatttgatttgataacAAGCGAGTGCCGTCGTGTtctattgttttgttgtatGTTGTAATGTTgggtttttcttctctttttggttttgtgggtTTGTGCTTATGATATGTTTTGCAATATGTAATCATTGGCAATGATAGGGTTTGGTTTTAAATACTGAAATAAGAAAATCGAGGGACAAAAATAAAGAGGTTTAGACATGAAATGCGTTCTCTACCGTTATTAACATACCCAACAAAAATCATTGCGGGCTCGGGGATTGTCCACGTCCACCACGTGGGGCTCGACCACCACGAGTCAGCAATCGTCCACCTCCTCGAAGGTTTACAGTTCGACCGCGACCTCTGATGGCTGGATTAGGAGCTCTAGCGGTTCCTCCAAGACTGgctattctttcttttcttttcagtaTTGCTCTTTCAGCTAGTGTCACCATAGTTGAACTTTCACCACCTGGTGACGCAgctcttttggtttcttctgtGTCTGGAGCTCCGCTTAAAGTAATAGCAGAAGCTTGAGTAGAGGAAGTGGGTGGAGCGGTAGATGCAGGGGAGGTTGTAGCTGCTGTGGTCTCTGGTTTGAGATCAGTCTCTGGCACTTCTTGTTGATCATTAGCATAGTTAGGTTTATCAGAGGCTTCGTCAGCTGCATCACCTCCTTCATCGGTCTTATCATCTTCAAGCGGTGTCTCAGTGGTTGTTTCAGCTTCTTCTATTGCAGTCTCCATCCTGGTAGGTGACTGTGTGGGGGTAGCTAGCGTCTCAGGTTgcacttcttctttctctggaCTCCTCATCATGTTTGCTATATCTGTAGCCTCATCCACATCTTCAAGTGTGTCTAGATCGAGCTCTCCTTCCTCCTTATCGGATTCCATATCTGTAAGAAGCTCTTGGTTCTCTTGTTCGGTCTGATCCCTAGACTCTTCTTCAGTAAGGATGGTTTCTATCTCAGTTGGATTTTCTTCCACTGGTTCATCAGCTTTATCCTGCACTTCAGcttcattttcttgtagtgcttcCAGTGATTCCTCCTCTGCATTCTCGGCTTCTGTTTCTTCATTGTCACCATCAGCGGCAGTAGTAGCATCCATCGATTCTTCTATGGCTGGCTCTTTTGCAAGGTTTTGACCTTCGGAAGCATCAGGTTGTGACTCAGATACTTTTGTCTTCTTCGACGCAGGTGGTGCAATCTCAGGACTGGTTTCCCCTCGAATCAGACTCTCTAGTTGTGGCTCAGGAACCAACGACTCAGCCTGGCGTTTACGGACAGGTCGTACAGATGTGGTCACTTGGCTTTCTGTTTCATGGGCTGCAGACTGTTTTCCATCATCACCAGCTCCTTCAGCTTCTGGCATATCAACATCAACTTGGGGAGATTCCTCGGGTTTGACAAGTTGAGGACGAATAATCCTCCTACTACTACCTGGTCTACGGACCTCAGTGCTTGGTTTCTGCAAAGTCgatctcttttctttgttgtctGTCGCTACTTTGGGTGGCTGCTGGGTTGTTGCCACCGGAGCTTTTAAAGGTGTCGAAGAAGGGGCTCTCGCAATGGCCGAAGACTCAACTGCGCCAAAGATTAATTTCGTcagtgtaaaataaaaatatcacaatttggGAGTCGTTTGGGTGTGCTTTTGATTACCAGCAGCAGAAGTGCCAGAGGAAGGTTCAGTCACCATATCAGTAGGCTTTGTGCTGACTTGAGAATTGATGGCAATAGACCGAGCCACACGTTCGAAGTACTCTACAGCTGACACGTAAGCGGCAGCTTTGTCATTCAATATGCTTCCAGATAGAACCTGGACAGCTGCAGTACCCTATGGAAAAACAAAAGCGTTTAGAACAAACTggtaaaataatcataaatctGACCTAACATAATACACATATGTTTATGTACATCCAAATGACATAAAACATGTTACCTCAGGAAGATTGCCATCCGCTTGCTTCAATTTTTCCAATTCTTCAGAGAGATGGGCCAATGCTGTTTGATACCTCTCGAGCTTAGCAAACTCTTCGTCCACTTTGGTTTTCTCCTGATAAACAGATGGTAGGGAATACATGAACTAAAACGTTATTGGGTGAAGGATTTCAAAGTGAAGAATATGGTATATAGTTTCCATTGATTCCTACAAGAAGAGAGTAACAAGACACACAAAAGTGAGGATGGAAAGTATTCGAACCTTTTTAATTTTGGTCAAGGAATCCCCAACTTCCTTCTCAACAGACTTGCGTTCTGTTCTCTCTTTAGTTAACTCCTCATCCtttttcttcaaatcttcagtttttttcttcaccTCCTCTTTCAGTGTATGAACATACTTATCCATAAACTGCAGTAAAATTTCAAGTGTGTAAGAATACACagaaacaccaaaaaaacagaaatgcGGGAGCCACATTcagatacaaaatttttaataccTGAATTCTATgctctttttcctctctctccttAACGGCCTGCTCCACCATAGCATCAGTTGTTGTTCTCTTTCCAGCTTTCGGCAGCAATAGAAAACATGAGCAGATACATACATAACTTATCCAATCggatttagaaagaaagaataacTAGTTACCTTCTTTGGCTTCGTCCAACTGTTTAGAGAGTGACTGGTTTACTTTGTTCAAATCCTCCTTCTCTTTTTCGTATTTTCTCTTCATGACATAATAAAACATCGCTATTAGAAAAGGTGAAAAATCTATGAGtcggtaaacaaaaaaacaaaaaataaagaattcgAACCTTGGTCGTATTTAAAGAAGAATAAGCTCTCTTGAACTTTTCTAACTCTTGTTTCTGCTTGTTGAACTCTGACTGCAAAGTAGCCTAACAAAAAGTAACAGAGACAGATAAGTAAATCTACATGGGGTAGTGCTTCTTCACatgtaaaaactaaaatgagCTCAGCGAGATTCTCATTCTACCTGTGCTTGCTGAACGTCATCTaacctcttctctctctcactcagaTCTTTTTTGCAATTTGTTAGCTCCTTCTCCAATAGAGATATCTTGTTCTGCTTCTCTAACAGAAGTTTTTTGAAATCTTCAACATGAGCATCTTTTACTTTCATTTTCTCCTAAAAATCATATTATGGCGTCAAAAAGGATATGAGAACTTAAAACGAAAAGCACAGTGGGACGCTCAAGAATCgaacaaattatttaaacatcTGCATAACTCAAACACTATTAACAAATGATTCATCAGATATTCATCAGCCAAAATGACAATTGTCTACACTAGAGTTCTAACTAAGTAACCTTCAGCAGACGGTGGTAACATTCATGCATTGACATTGTAACTAATTTCAAGACAGCAAAATATAGTGAACTTTGGGATATCACACCCTTCGAGAAAGCCTCACTATAGCAGAAATTTCGACAACGCCATATAATCTGGCATTACCTCTAATTGCCGCACTTCATCTTTGAGGCGATTGTAGTCAGCAACATCTATGTTTCTATATGTCTCCCGCAACTTCGCAAAGCAACAAATTGTAAGTACAAACCAGTAACAAAAAGTAATTGAAAATATGAGCCCATAATATATGACGCAAGAAGTTTATAATGACTTGCCTCATCAACCCTCTTTTTTTGAAGATCTGTCTCCATTCTTAGCCTTTCCATCTCTTTCATACACAACTCCAACTCTGTTTGCTTTTTCTTTAAGAGgttttcaaaatcttctgaTTCCATCCTAGCCTTTTGAGCTACCTCACGCAATCtctgatgttttaaaaaaaattatcagcTTTCTCTAACAACACTAACAGAATCAGGTGGTGGAAGGTAGTTCAGTCATTCGAGTGACATGAAGGAAAAGAAATCTATGTGAAGGTTCCATTACGAACCTGACACTCCTCaaaattgtgtttgttttcctCCCTGAGTTGCATGTTGCTTTCACGGAGCAAGCTCATCTCACTAACCTGCGAGGAGAGCTTTGAAgtcagaaaacaataatagttTCAACCCAAACAATATATCAGGAATCCAAAAGACAAATTCCAAGTTGGAAATATTGACTTTGAccagataaaaaaaactcaactaaGAGGAACTGAAGCAGCAAGATCATTAGTTCTTATGTTATATTGTTATCTGATATCAAATAACCCAACATTACCTGAAGCTGAAGAGATTTGATTCCATCCTCAGTCAACAATGAGGCTCTTGTACTGGCGCGCTCAGCATTAAGTGATTCCCGGGCAGATTCTGCCATCTTCAAGGCACTCTCAAGCTAGACAATAAcaagttgcaaaaaaaaatttcataccGCAGCCAAAACTATGTAAAAGTAGAGGAGGTTTTCCCTTTTCATGTGTGTATGGTTGTTACTCAAAAAAGGATATGGTGGCCAAATAATGGATAAGATTGGAGACATCAACTCACTTGCGATTGCAACCGTAGTTTCTCCTGTCTCATTAGTGAGATCTCAGTTTCAGCCTGTCAAATAGGATGTACATGACTTAGATAATCCACCGTATAGAGAAGGggcagaaagaaagaaacagcaATCCGACAAAGAATTCTCTTACTATTTCTTTGGTTCTGCGTAGATAGTTAACTACACTTTGCAAACCCGAATCTTCAGGTTGATCTGTGTTAGTGCTCCCAGATGATATTTTTCCAGAACGACTGTCCTTCTCAGCGGAGTTGAGATGCTTAGCCTCAAGTCTACTATGAAGTAATTTGTTCTGATGTATagagaaattaagaaaagtgAGTACTTGTAGCAGAACCACATGCCAAAGTAAGCATTGTTGAGCATAAACAGATGGGAAAAAACTATCCTTAACACATTAAATAATGTCAAAAAGATAATCAACGAGAGGTGCTTTTGTCATgcatagaaaaaaataaggCTGCTCAAAATATAATCGTAAGAGATCGGGAGCAGACGCCACCTGTTCATTGAGTTCATGATACTTTTTCTCAGCCAGATTCTTTTGCTGCTCTAGCATCAATTTCTGTTCACTCCACTTGGCATTAAGCTCAGACTGATAAACGCCAAGAAATTGAATCGAAGTGTCACAAATCAGCTATTATTAtagaaatattcaaaatcacaaatttaatgaaGTTTTGTAAGGTAGAAGTTACAATTTCAATTCCCCGTGCATCAGCTAGTTTACGTAGTTCAGATGCCTCCTCTTGAAGGGCTGCTAAAGCTTGTGATGTTTTTGTAAGCTCCTGAATAGTTTCAGACTGCAGAATAACCTGTACTCCaaaaaaaagtaggaaaaaaaaaaagagagatcgtTGTAATATtatggaaagaaagaaagaacagaaTCAGTAGATGGCAGTAAGACCTTATGCTATGACAAAACTAACTAACAACCATTTCATGTAATATAAAACTCAATTTAGAAATATCTGATGACAAAGGTgcagtaaaatagagaatccagaAGACCACTGTTTCATGAAATTGAAAAAcaggataaataaaaaaatctggtCAGTATCTAGATAGGATGAATAATAAAATCTAGTCAGTTTCTAGAACCATCCAATAAAAACCAACGCCAACAAGAATATGCACGATGGTCAAATGTTTCTTCAAATAGAGAGCTTTAACCAACCTGTCTTTCGTAATTTCTCTGAGCAACACGCCATTTCTCATGTTCCATCTCAAGGTCATTCTTCAAAGTGGACATTTGGATATTCAATGCTTCCATTTGGGAACTGCAGTCAATCGCACACCATCAATTTAAGAATGAACATGCGTCTGTGTGTCCACGAGAAAACAAGATACTTGCTCTACATAACAGAGTACTTACTTTTTAACTAAGCTTTCTTCTCTCAGACTTGCAATTTCAGCCGATGCTGATACAAGAGCATCTTCTTTTCCTGCAGCAGCAGTGGCTAGTTGCTCGGACTTCTGTATACAGTCATTTTCAAGTTCTGACACCCTCTCTCTAAGAGCAACAAGCTCTGCTTCCAACGATCTTTGTCTCTTTTCAGCCTACAAACAGCCATCAGTTGTAAAATAAACCTACACCAGATCTAATTCTATCGCAGATCCACAAGTGATCATTGTTTCATCCAAACACAACGAACAATACCTCAAGTCTGAAGTTCTCATGGGCAGATTCCATCTGCTTTAACGCAGTTTCATTCACCTGAGCTATACTCTTGTACTGCAAGATGGTTCGCAAGGTCAGTTCCCAGTCACAATGAAATCAAAACCAACTTTTTCATTTCAAGAAGTACCTGGAGCATGTGGCTTTTGCTAGATTCTACGTCTCCACTTAATTTTTCAATTTCGTCCTTCGCGATACGCAATTCTACAGACATCTAGAGGAAATAATCACCacacccagaaaaaaaaattaacagaccaccttacacaaacaaatattggatTGCTATGCCACAAGTAAAAGGTAAACTCAAAACAATAGCTGAAACAGAAGCCTCAAATCTACATGATAGAATTCATCAAACAG is a genomic window containing:
- the LOC104752363 gene encoding YTH domain-containing family protein 2 isoform X1, translating into MTSHVPKYPRKSAIEDMVKNLRVDPLAKVTASTTSMVSAKEKRNQSEPYYETLETYQGLPCPYGGYYGFYYPGVDGSVGEAKDNGYYGYGTDVQYPVMQGENGSLIYLMPGFQSYDASQAYMPISPVGVSSQALHSPMYAAQGYYQNQFGYGDVSSPTYLWDPVGDKYVYGVASNTQPLKQNISSSSHNHNNYYSRSKNSFTGHSMGDRPKTPRKALQNCYAPPPLHNQERGGFAYPMDPVKKKSGALNRDETDKAKARNRENGNSTNDLASGQDHITNGECESCTLDAEGNEISNCVGSVIRRDQYNLPSFQTKYEEAIFFVIKSYSEDDIHKSIKYNVWSSTLNGNKKLDSAYQESQKKIAEKSVKCPVFLFFSVNASGQFCGVAEMVGRVDYEKSMEFWQQDKWTGYFPVKWHMIKDVPNPQLRHIILENNENKPVTNSRDTQEVRLPQGNEVLNIFKSYTAKTSILDDFDFYENREKVMVQKKLRFPPVLKKKEEELVADFKKMEISNTAKEGNTDLTGTVN
- the LOC104752363 gene encoding YTH domain-containing family protein 2 isoform X2; its protein translation is MVKNLRVDPLAKVTASTTSMVSAKEKRNQSEPYYETLETYQGLPCPYGGYYGFYYPGVDGSVGEAKDNGYYGYGTDVQYPVMQGENGSLIYLMPGFQSYDASQAYMPISPVGVSSQALHSPMYAAQGYYQNQFGYGDVSSPTYLWDPVGDKYVYGVASNTQPLKQNISSSSHNHNNYYSRSKNSFTGHSMGDRPKTPRKALQNCYAPPPLHNQERGGFAYPMDPVKKKSGALNRDETDKAKARNRENGNSTNDLASGQDHITNGECESCTLDAEGNEISNCVGSVIRRDQYNLPSFQTKYEEAIFFVIKSYSEDDIHKSIKYNVWSSTLNGNKKLDSAYQESQKKIAEKSVKCPVFLFFSVNASGQFCGVAEMVGRVDYEKSMEFWQQDKWTGYFPVKWHMIKDVPNPQLRHIILENNENKPVTNSRDTQEVRLPQGNEVLNIFKSYTAKTSILDDFDFYENREKVMVQKKLRFPPVLKKKEEELVADFKKMEISNTAKEGNTDLTGTVN
- the LOC104752362 gene encoding nuclear-pore anchor; translation: MPLFMPDEELARLSSDAASVVAERADEYIRKIYADLDSVRAKADAASITAEQTCSLLEQKYLSLSQDFSSLESQNAKLQSDLDDRLAELAQSQAQKHQLHLQSIEKDGEVERITTEMSELHKSKRQLMDLLEQKDAEISEKNSTIKSYLDKIVKLTDTSSEKEARLAEANAELARSQAMCSRLSQEKELTERHAKWLDEELTAKVDSYAELRRRHSDLEADMSGKLVDAEKNYNECSSSLNWHKERLRELETKISSLQEDLSSCKDVATTTEEQYNAELHTANKLVELYKESSEEWSRKAGELEGVIKALEERLSQVENSYKDRLEKEVSTKQLLEKENEDLKQKLEKCETEIEKSRKVDELNLIPFSSFTRRGDDCGTSNMIEESQAVISKVPAGVSGTALAASLLRDGWSLAKIYEKYQEAVDALRHEQLGRKEAEMILQRVLSELEEKAGFIQEERGEYERMVEAYSLVNQKLQDSVSEQSKMEKFILELKADLRRRERENKLFQKDISDLQKQVTILLKECRDVQLRCGAARDDDDDEDYPLLSDVEMDRESEADKIISEHLLKFRDINGLVEQNVKLRSLARSLSEEIESREMELKEKFEIDLKDRTYEASAKVATILKRAEEQGQMIESLHTSVAMYKRLYEEEQKLHSSDSRSSELSPAVVPGRKNFLHLLEDSEEATKRAQEKAFERIRSLEEEFAKARSEIIAVRSERDKVAMEANFAKEKLEGIMKESERKREEMNSVLARNIEFTQLIIDHQRKLRESSESLHAAEEISRKLSMEVSVLKQEKEVLSNAEKRASDEVSALSQRVYRLQATLDTVQSTEEVREEARAAERRKQEEHIKQLEREWAEAKKELQEERSSARNITSDSNQTLKKAVMQVEEMGKELANSLKAVSVAESRASVAEARLSDLEKKIRASDPKVLDMDNGGIISLSDNEMSVELRIAKDEIEKLSGDVESSKSHMLQYKSIAQVNETALKQMESAHENFRLEAEKRQRSLEAELVALRERVSELENDCIQKSEQLATAAAGKEDALVSASAEIASLREESLVKNSQMEALNIQMSTLKNDLEMEHEKWRVAQRNYERQVILQSETIQELTKTSQALAALQEEASELRKLADARGIEISELNAKWSEQKLMLEQQKNLAEKKYHELNEQNKLLHSRLEAKHLNSAEKDSRSGKISSGSTNTDQPEDSGLQSVVNYLRRTKEIAETEISLMRQEKLRLQSQLESALKMAESARESLNAERASTRASLLTEDGIKSLQLQVSEMSLLRESNMQLREENKHNFEECQRLREVAQKARMESEDFENLLKKKQTELELCMKEMERLRMETDLQKKRVDELRETYRNIDVADYNRLKDEVRQLEEKMKVKDAHVEDFKKLLLEKQNKISLLEKELTNCKKDLSEREKRLDDVQQAQATLQSEFNKQKQELEKFKRAYSSLNTTKRKYEKEKEDLNKVNQSLSKQLDEAKEAGKRTTTDAMVEQAVKEREEKEHRIQFMDKYVHTLKEEVKKKTEDLKKKDEELTKERTERKSVEKEVGDSLTKIKKEKTKVDEEFAKLERYQTALAHLSEELEKLKQADGNLPEGTAAVQVLSGSILNDKAAAYVSAVEYFERVARSIAINSQVSTKPTDMVTEPSSGTSAAVESSAIARAPSSTPLKAPVATTQQPPKVATDNKEKRSTLQKPSTEVRRPGSSRRIIRPQLVKPEESPQVDVDMPEAEGAGDDGKQSAAHETESQVTTSVRPVRKRQAESLVPEPQLESLIRGETSPEIAPPASKKTKVSESQPDASEGQNLAKEPAIEESMDATTAADGDNEETEAENAEEESLEALQENEAEVQDKADEPVEENPTEIETILTEEESRDQTEQENQELLTDMESDKEEGELDLDTLEDVDEATDIANMMRSPEKEEVQPETLATPTQSPTRMETAIEEAETTTETPLEDDKTDEGGDAADEASDKPNYANDQQEVPETDLKPETTAATTSPASTAPPTSSTQASAITLSGAPDTEETKRAASPGGESSTMVTLAERAILKRKERIASLGGTARAPNPAIRGRGRTVNLRGGGRLLTRGGRAPRGGRGQSPSPQ